One Streptomyces sp. P9-A2 DNA window includes the following coding sequences:
- a CDS encoding sodium:solute symporter family transporter — protein MSGGTDTAQFSALVVVGLLVLFYGGTFLISTRIGKKEENADGYMTAGNNIGFGISAASMTATWIWAASMYASATSGYTYGISGPIHYGLWGALMILFIYPFGRRIRKVAPKAHTLAEVMYARHGRSSQLMLAGSNVVGSLISLMSNFIAGGVLISLLSPFNFIQGVICVAAGVLLYTLWSGFRASVMTDFVQVVAMLGAVAVIVPFIFFAAGFPAAFETGADNLTPQQGNFFSSEAFMGQGAPYIAAVLAYAIGNQTIAQRLFAVKESLIKPTFITATIGYGAMVIGIGMLGVLALYLGFEPSGGDLNNLIPEMAAEYLPPALLALFFIMIVGALSSTADADLAALASITMADVYGQGVGKEKADPKTMLLVGRITMVVATALAVTFASLQLSILDLLVFVGALWGALVFPVLASFYWEKVTSRAFTTSVLAALAVFLPVRFSWIPVDGAFGIVVDVLAVIGIGVVLGLMVFGFLGAKAAKIVGVLAVLVSAPFAIGSLHEYATLCGSLVAYSVSTVICWGMSVRNRQGFDFAVIAQRTGDFDDGGAAAAAVETPGIPGRGKEPGGSPDAGDLEPAAHTK, from the coding sequence GTGTCGGGCGGAACGGATACAGCCCAGTTCAGCGCCTTGGTCGTTGTCGGTCTGCTGGTCCTCTTCTACGGGGGGACCTTTCTGATTTCGACCCGTATCGGCAAGAAGGAGGAGAACGCCGACGGGTACATGACGGCCGGCAACAACATCGGATTCGGTATCTCGGCCGCCAGCATGACGGCGACGTGGATCTGGGCTGCTTCGATGTACGCGTCCGCCACGTCGGGTTACACCTACGGCATCTCGGGCCCCATCCACTACGGGCTCTGGGGCGCCCTGATGATCCTTTTCATCTACCCCTTCGGCAGGCGCATCCGTAAGGTCGCCCCCAAGGCGCACACCCTGGCGGAAGTCATGTACGCCCGCCACGGCCGCTCCAGCCAGCTGATGCTCGCGGGCTCCAACGTCGTCGGCAGCCTCATCAGCCTGATGTCCAACTTCATCGCCGGCGGCGTGCTGATCTCGCTCCTGTCACCGTTCAACTTCATCCAGGGCGTCATCTGCGTCGCCGCGGGTGTTCTCCTCTACACGCTGTGGTCCGGGTTCCGCGCCTCCGTCATGACCGACTTCGTGCAGGTCGTCGCGATGCTCGGTGCCGTGGCCGTGATCGTCCCGTTCATCTTCTTCGCGGCCGGCTTCCCCGCGGCGTTCGAGACCGGCGCGGACAACCTGACCCCGCAGCAGGGCAACTTCTTCTCCAGCGAGGCCTTCATGGGGCAGGGCGCCCCCTACATCGCCGCGGTGCTGGCCTACGCGATCGGCAACCAGACCATCGCCCAGCGGCTTTTCGCGGTGAAGGAGAGCCTGATCAAGCCGACCTTCATCACCGCGACCATCGGATACGGCGCCATGGTGATCGGCATCGGCATGCTCGGCGTACTGGCTCTCTACCTGGGCTTCGAACCGTCCGGTGGCGACCTCAACAACCTCATCCCCGAGATGGCCGCCGAATACCTGCCGCCCGCGCTGCTGGCCCTGTTCTTCATCATGATCGTCGGCGCGCTGTCCTCCACCGCCGACGCGGATCTCGCCGCCCTCGCGTCGATCACCATGGCCGACGTCTACGGCCAGGGTGTCGGCAAGGAGAAGGCCGACCCGAAGACGATGCTGCTGGTCGGCCGGATCACCATGGTGGTGGCCACCGCACTGGCCGTCACCTTCGCCAGCCTCCAGCTGAGCATCCTCGACCTGCTGGTCTTCGTCGGCGCGCTGTGGGGCGCGCTCGTTTTCCCGGTGCTGGCCAGTTTCTACTGGGAGAAGGTCACCAGCAGGGCCTTCACCACCTCGGTGCTCGCGGCCCTCGCGGTGTTCCTGCCCGTGCGCTTCAGCTGGATCCCCGTGGACGGTGCCTTCGGCATCGTCGTGGACGTGCTGGCGGTCATCGGCATCGGTGTCGTCCTCGGCCTGATGGTGTTCGGCTTCCTGGGCGCCAAGGCGGCCAAGATCGTCGGTGTGCTGGCCGTGCTGGTCTCCGCGCCGTTCGCCATCGGATCCCTGCACGAGTACGCGACGCTGTGCGGTTCGCTCGTCGCCTACTCGGTGAGCACCGTCATCTGCTGGGGCATGTCCGTACGCAACCGGCAGGGATTCGACTTCGCCGTCATCGCACAGCGCACCGGCGACTTCGACGACGGCGGCGCGGCCGCGGCGGCCGTCGAAACGCCCGGCATCCCGGGCCGGGGGAAGGAGCCCGGAGGCTCCCCGGACGCGGGCGACCTCGAGCCCGCCGCACACACCAAGTGA
- a CDS encoding ABC transporter permease yields the protein MQFAPVLHAEWLKIRTLRSLLGALAVLFVTTTALSALAGTSSTSEPEFDPLFTTQFGVFLGQIAAISFGAMAVSAEFRNGALRLSLAAVPQRGHWFAAKMTAIALPALAVGLLTALASLFAARATLGPAADGLTTGEQVRAVVGCGIYLMLMALFAAGLATLLRSGVTTLSLLIPFILIVSFVIGDAAGTAIEFMPDRAGQVILQQTYDGPLGPWSGLGVTALWTAAALLAGVWSLRRRDA from the coding sequence ATGCAGTTCGCACCCGTACTCCACGCCGAGTGGCTGAAGATCCGCACGCTCCGCTCGCTTCTGGGCGCGCTGGCGGTGCTGTTCGTGACGACCACCGCGCTCTCCGCGCTCGCCGGTACGTCGAGCACGTCGGAACCTGAGTTCGACCCGTTGTTCACGACCCAGTTCGGGGTCTTCCTGGGGCAGATCGCCGCGATCTCCTTCGGTGCCATGGCGGTGTCGGCCGAGTTCCGCAACGGTGCGCTGAGACTGTCGCTGGCGGCCGTCCCGCAGCGCGGGCACTGGTTCGCGGCCAAGATGACCGCCATCGCCCTGCCTGCGCTCGCCGTCGGCCTGCTGACCGCCCTGGCCTCCCTCTTCGCGGCGAGGGCGACGCTGGGCCCGGCGGCGGACGGGCTCACCACGGGCGAGCAGGTGCGCGCGGTCGTGGGCTGCGGCATCTACCTCATGCTGATGGCCCTGTTCGCGGCCGGACTCGCGACCCTGCTGCGCAGCGGCGTGACGACGCTGTCCCTGCTGATCCCGTTCATCCTGATCGTGTCGTTCGTGATCGGGGACGCGGCCGGTACCGCCATCGAGTTCATGCCCGACCGGGCCGGACAGGTGATCCTCCAGCAGACGTACGACGGCCCCCTCGGACCCTGGTCGGGGCTCGGAGTGACCGCCCTGTGGACCGCCGCGGCGCTGCTGGCGGGGGTCTGGAGCCTGCGCCGCCGGGACGCCTGA
- a CDS encoding ABC transporter ATP-binding protein produces MTSIDVHDLTKEYGSRRAVDHLTFHVPPGRVTGFLGPNGAGKSTTMRLLLGLDRPTSGSATIGGQDYATLREPLRRVGALLDAQAAHDSRTGRDHLRVLAVSNRVPDRRVDEVLAETGLASAATRRVRTYSLGMRQRLGIAAALLGDPEVVMLDEPSNGLDPEGIVWIRTLLRRLADEGRTVLVSSHLMNETASFADHLVVLGRGRLLADTPVREFIRARVRPTVRVRTSDPTALKDALAREGHAMAEHPDGHWTVPDARVDDIGRLASAAGVPILELAADEGTLEQAYLDITAAETEFVAPPQEA; encoded by the coding sequence ATGACCAGCATCGACGTCCACGACCTGACCAAGGAGTACGGCAGCCGGCGCGCCGTCGACCATCTCACCTTCCACGTCCCGCCCGGCCGCGTCACCGGGTTTCTCGGCCCCAACGGCGCCGGAAAGTCCACCACCATGCGGCTGCTGCTAGGTCTCGACCGGCCGACATCCGGCTCCGCCACCATCGGCGGCCAGGACTACGCCACACTGCGCGAACCCCTGCGCCGCGTCGGTGCCCTGCTGGACGCGCAGGCCGCGCACGACTCCCGCACGGGCCGGGACCACCTGCGTGTCCTGGCCGTGAGCAACCGCGTCCCGGACCGCCGGGTCGACGAGGTACTGGCGGAGACCGGCCTGGCCTCGGCGGCCACGCGCAGGGTGCGGACGTACTCCCTGGGCATGCGCCAGCGGTTGGGCATCGCCGCCGCGCTGCTCGGTGACCCGGAGGTGGTCATGCTCGACGAGCCCTCCAACGGGCTCGACCCGGAAGGCATCGTGTGGATCCGCACCCTGCTGCGCCGCCTCGCGGACGAGGGGAGGACCGTCCTGGTCTCCAGCCACCTGATGAACGAGACCGCCTCCTTCGCCGACCACCTGGTCGTCCTCGGGCGGGGCCGGCTGCTGGCCGACACCCCGGTGCGGGAGTTCATCCGCGCACGGGTGCGGCCCACCGTCCGCGTCCGCACCTCCGACCCCACCGCCCTCAAGGACGCGCTCGCCAGGGAGGGCCACGCCATGGCGGAACACCCGGACGGGCACTGGACCGTGCCGGACGCGCGGGTGGACGACATCGGACGCCTCGCCTCCGCCGCGGGTGTACCGATCCTCGAACTCGCCGCGGACGAGGGCACGCTGGAGCAGGCCTACCTGGACATCACAGCAGCCGAGACCGAGTTCGTCGCACCGCCCCAGGAGGCCTGA
- a CDS encoding sensor histidine kinase, translating into MVRMLRPFTRAVTYTRWLHLFVACVWPTVWALIDSSRMYVAVMVLALAGLVPAMRTIEGMQADVLLLGRRPGVDLPRDRRSAGSPEDPGVAGSARYTEIVSTPAASWGDRGRTVLWLQCRLFLGSAVAILTIHLPMLATDLAATARGGTPDPSTFVQVPGQHWWHALLIPLPIVLLAGVVVGAGRLITVLALRLLGPSPAERLAALESRTEQLLERTRIARELHDTIGHALTVAVVQAGAARTARDPAFTDRALEAIEETGRTALEDLDRVLGILREPERPVSSRPTLVDADRLLESARASGVKLEAEVSGPLETVPGPVSREGYRILQESLTNALRHAGPVPVQARVCVADGTLLLEIRNPLAEAVPGPGRGSGLRGIRERAALLGGRARTGPDEGDWRVRVELPLG; encoded by the coding sequence ATGGTTCGCATGCTGCGTCCGTTCACCCGGGCGGTGACGTACACCCGGTGGCTGCATCTGTTCGTCGCCTGCGTGTGGCCGACCGTCTGGGCTCTCATCGACAGCTCGCGCATGTACGTGGCGGTGATGGTCCTCGCACTCGCCGGGCTGGTGCCCGCGATGCGGACGATCGAGGGGATGCAGGCCGATGTGCTGCTCCTCGGCCGACGTCCCGGCGTGGACCTCCCTCGCGATCGCAGGAGCGCAGGGAGCCCCGAAGACCCCGGCGTCGCGGGAAGCGCGCGCTACACGGAGATCGTCTCGACGCCGGCCGCGAGCTGGGGCGACCGTGGGCGGACCGTCCTGTGGCTCCAGTGCCGTCTGTTCCTCGGCAGTGCGGTCGCCATCCTGACCATTCACCTCCCCATGCTCGCCACTGACTTGGCGGCGACGGCCCGTGGCGGCACACCGGATCCCTCGACGTTCGTGCAGGTTCCCGGACAGCACTGGTGGCACGCGCTGCTGATTCCCCTGCCGATAGTCCTGCTCGCCGGGGTGGTCGTCGGGGCGGGCAGGCTCATCACCGTGCTCGCCCTGCGGCTGCTGGGCCCCTCCCCCGCCGAGCGCCTGGCCGCGCTGGAGAGCCGTACCGAACAGCTTCTGGAACGGACCCGCATCGCCCGCGAGTTGCACGACACCATCGGACATGCCCTGACCGTCGCCGTGGTGCAGGCCGGTGCCGCGCGGACGGCGCGCGATCCCGCGTTCACCGACCGGGCCCTGGAGGCCATCGAGGAGACCGGCCGGACCGCTCTGGAGGACCTGGACCGGGTCCTCGGCATCCTGCGCGAGCCGGAGAGACCCGTGAGCAGCCGGCCGACGCTCGTGGACGCCGACCGTCTGCTGGAGTCCGCCCGTGCCTCCGGGGTGAAGCTCGAGGCCGAGGTGTCCGGCCCCCTGGAGACCGTGCCGGGCCCGGTCTCACGCGAGGGGTACCGCATCCTCCAGGAGTCCCTGACCAACGCGTTGCGGCATGCGGGGCCGGTTCCTGTGCAGGCGAGGGTGTGCGTCGCCGACGGCACACTGCTGCTGGAGATCCGCAATCCGCTGGCCGAGGCGGTACCGGGCCCCGGCCGCGGCAGCGGGCTGCGCGGCATACGCGAGCGCGCCGCGCTGCTGGGTGGCCGGGCGCGGACCGGCCCGGACGAGGGCGATTGGCGGGTCCGGGTCGAGCTGCCGCTGGGTTGA
- a CDS encoding response regulator transcription factor has protein sequence MPITVLLVDDEPLVRAGLRAVLEAQPDIEVVGEAADGAAVIPLVRRLRPDVVAMDVRMPLMDGIEATRAVLRTVEDPPKIIVVTTFEQDEYVYEALRVGADGFLLKRARPAEIVHAVRLVAEGESLLFPASVRQLAAEYGESSGNRAARAVLERARLTEREAEVLRLMARGLSNAEIAGRLVVGVETVKSHVSAVLAKFGARDRTQAVITAYESGFVAPG, from the coding sequence ATGCCGATCACCGTTCTCCTCGTCGACGACGAACCCCTCGTACGTGCGGGCCTGCGGGCCGTGTTGGAGGCGCAGCCGGACATCGAGGTGGTCGGGGAAGCGGCCGATGGGGCGGCGGTGATTCCGCTGGTGCGGCGGCTGCGGCCGGATGTGGTCGCCATGGACGTGCGCATGCCGCTCATGGACGGCATCGAGGCCACCCGCGCCGTGCTGCGGACGGTCGAGGACCCGCCGAAGATCATCGTGGTGACGACGTTCGAGCAGGACGAGTACGTGTACGAGGCGCTGCGCGTGGGTGCCGACGGGTTCTTGCTGAAGCGGGCGCGGCCCGCCGAAATCGTGCACGCGGTGCGGCTGGTCGCCGAGGGCGAGTCGCTGCTGTTCCCCGCGTCGGTACGGCAGTTGGCCGCGGAGTACGGCGAGAGCAGCGGCAACCGCGCGGCGCGGGCCGTGCTGGAGCGGGCGCGGCTGACCGAGCGGGAGGCGGAGGTGCTGCGGCTGATGGCGCGGGGCCTGTCGAACGCGGAGATCGCCGGCCGGCTGGTGGTGGGGGTGGAGACGGTGAAGTCGCATGTGAGCGCGGTGCTGGCGAAGTTCGGGGCGCGCGACCGTACGCAGGCGGTGATCACGGCGTACGAGTCGGGGTTCGTGGCGCCCGGGTGA
- a CDS encoding ROK family protein, protein MSRLTGGDPSLLRRINSAVVLHALRATHCSTLTEVTRVTGLSRPTVEGVVEGLIEAGLVVEKAAEEGAARRQGRPARRFRFRAEAGHLLGLEIGPHRVAALLADLDGRVIGAQAKDIGETADADERLERLRAAVAELLRRAGVPRDSLRAVGVGTPGIVEADGTVRLGTALPGWTGLGLGERLSRSFKCPVLVENDANAAVVAEHWKGVATGTDDVVFVLAGLSPGAGSLIGGRLHRGYGGAAGEIGALHLLGREATPEKLLSTTDEPLHPLDEQAVAEVFARAREGDERALAAMDRFIQRLVHDVAALVLALDPELVVIGGWAAGLDGVLEPLRRELARYCLRPPKVALSRLGEAAVATGAVRFALEHVEEQLFAVEGTVTARR, encoded by the coding sequence GTGAGTCGGCTGACCGGCGGGGATCCCTCGCTGTTGCGAAGGATCAACTCCGCGGTGGTACTGCACGCGCTGCGGGCCACGCACTGCTCCACGCTGACCGAGGTCACGAGGGTGACAGGGCTGTCCCGGCCCACCGTCGAAGGCGTCGTGGAGGGTCTGATCGAGGCGGGCCTCGTCGTGGAGAAGGCGGCAGAGGAGGGTGCGGCGCGGCGCCAGGGGCGGCCGGCCCGGAGGTTCCGCTTCCGGGCGGAGGCCGGGCATCTGCTGGGCCTGGAGATCGGGCCGCACCGGGTGGCGGCGCTGCTGGCCGACCTCGACGGCCGGGTGATCGGCGCCCAGGCCAAGGACATCGGGGAGACGGCCGACGCCGACGAGCGGCTGGAACGGCTGCGCGCCGCCGTCGCCGAGCTGCTGCGCCGGGCCGGGGTGCCGCGCGACTCGCTGCGCGCCGTGGGCGTGGGGACGCCCGGGATCGTCGAGGCGGACGGCACCGTACGGCTGGGCACGGCGCTGCCCGGGTGGACGGGACTGGGGCTGGGCGAGCGGCTGAGCCGGTCCTTCAAGTGTCCGGTGCTGGTCGAGAACGACGCCAACGCTGCGGTCGTGGCCGAGCATTGGAAGGGTGTCGCCACCGGGACCGACGACGTGGTGTTCGTGCTGGCCGGGCTGAGTCCCGGTGCCGGTTCACTGATCGGGGGCCGGCTGCACCGGGGATACGGCGGGGCGGCCGGTGAGATAGGCGCGCTGCATCTGCTGGGTCGCGAGGCGACCCCGGAGAAGCTGCTGTCCACCACGGACGAGCCGCTGCACCCGCTCGACGAGCAGGCGGTGGCCGAGGTCTTCGCCCGGGCCCGCGAGGGCGACGAACGGGCCCTCGCGGCCATGGACCGCTTCATTCAGCGGCTGGTCCACGACGTGGCGGCGCTGGTGCTGGCCCTCGACCCGGAACTCGTCGTGATCGGCGGCTGGGCGGCCGGACTGGACGGCGTACTGGAGCCGTTGCGGCGCGAACTGGCCCGCTACTGCCTGCGCCCGCCGAAGGTCGCGCTGTCCCGCCTCGGGGAGGCGGCGGTGGCGACGGGCGCGGTGCGATTCGCCCTGGAGCATGTGGAGGAGCAGCTCTTCGCGGTGGAGGGCACGGTGACGGCCCGCCGGTAG
- a CDS encoding GntR family transcriptional regulator: MGTTQLETVPEPKYWHLRTVLSEALDSEFSVGEILPNERDLAARFGVARATLRQALDQLELEGRLQRRRGVGTTVAPPRMGVSVGTAQRAWPGGPDDAWQAVDCTLEAPPATVAETLVTGRDEPVHTVRRSRVSQGRPVAAELLYIPASSVPDLSAIDAPSGAARARAVLRELQHLELERHENAVELGSARADDAKELDRLPGAPVLVVTTSFIARGRVAALSVATYRADTCRLTFGDFGGVEIHHGLERRAS; this comes from the coding sequence GTGGGGACCACGCAGTTGGAAACGGTGCCGGAACCGAAGTACTGGCATCTCAGGACCGTGCTCAGCGAGGCCCTGGACTCGGAGTTCTCGGTGGGCGAGATCCTGCCCAACGAGCGTGATCTGGCCGCCCGCTTCGGCGTCGCCCGTGCCACGCTCCGCCAGGCACTGGATCAGCTGGAGCTGGAAGGCAGGCTGCAGCGCCGCCGGGGCGTCGGCACCACGGTGGCCCCGCCGCGCATGGGCGTGTCCGTGGGCACGGCGCAGCGCGCCTGGCCCGGCGGACCCGACGACGCCTGGCAGGCCGTGGACTGCACGCTCGAAGCGCCGCCCGCGACCGTCGCCGAGACCCTGGTGACCGGCCGGGACGAACCCGTGCACACCGTACGACGGTCCCGGGTCTCGCAGGGCCGGCCCGTCGCCGCCGAGTTGCTGTACATCCCCGCTTCCTCGGTGCCCGACCTCTCCGCCATCGACGCCCCGTCGGGGGCGGCCCGCGCGCGTGCGGTACTGCGCGAGCTGCAGCACCTGGAACTGGAGCGGCACGAGAACGCGGTGGAACTCGGCTCGGCCCGCGCGGACGACGCCAAGGAGCTGGACCGGCTGCCGGGCGCGCCCGTCCTCGTCGTCACCACCTCCTTCATCGCCCGGGGCCGTGTCGCCGCGCTGTCCGTCGCCACCTACCGCGCGGACACCTGCCGGCTGACCTTCGGCGACTTCGGAGGCGTGGAGATCCATCACGGTCTCGAGCGCCGCGCCTCCTGA
- a CDS encoding RNA polymerase sigma-70 factor → MSTDTVTDAFEEHRPVLLGVAYRMLGRVADAEDVVQEAWLRWAGGNRSEVREPRAYLVRVTTRLAIDRLRQIKARGETYVGPWLPEPYLTDFGDTTPDTAEQVMLTDSVSLAVLVVMESLSPLERAVFVLREAFGYPYSGIAALLDRGEPAVRQLAARARKHVEERRPRYDVDPAQRRELTERFLAAAAGGDLEGLMKLLAPDVRLIGDSGGKSRAPLRVLESADKVGRFLVGITRKGFPDFSVRLLELNGGPAALVLTGGRPDTVFQLDVVDGRVQAVYIIRNPDKLRSLGAAR, encoded by the coding sequence GTGAGCACCGACACCGTGACCGACGCCTTCGAGGAGCACCGCCCCGTCCTCCTGGGGGTGGCCTACCGCATGCTCGGTCGGGTGGCCGACGCCGAGGACGTGGTCCAGGAGGCGTGGCTGCGCTGGGCGGGCGGCAACAGGTCCGAGGTCCGCGAGCCGCGTGCCTACCTGGTGCGCGTCACCACGCGTCTCGCCATCGACCGGCTGCGTCAGATCAAGGCGCGGGGCGAGACGTACGTCGGCCCGTGGTTGCCCGAGCCCTACCTCACCGACTTCGGCGACACCACCCCGGACACCGCCGAGCAGGTGATGCTCACCGACTCGGTCTCGCTCGCCGTCCTGGTCGTCATGGAGTCGCTGTCTCCGCTGGAGCGCGCGGTGTTCGTCCTGCGGGAGGCGTTCGGTTACCCCTACTCCGGCATCGCCGCCCTGCTCGACCGCGGCGAACCGGCGGTGCGCCAGCTCGCCGCGCGGGCCCGCAAGCACGTCGAGGAGCGCCGTCCGCGCTATGACGTCGACCCCGCACAGCGCCGAGAGCTGACCGAGCGGTTCCTGGCGGCGGCGGCCGGCGGTGATCTGGAAGGGCTCATGAAGCTGCTCGCCCCCGACGTACGGCTCATCGGCGACAGCGGCGGCAAGTCGCGCGCCCCGCTGCGTGTCCTGGAGAGCGCCGACAAGGTGGGCCGCTTCCTTGTCGGTATCACCCGTAAGGGGTTCCCCGACTTCTCGGTCCGTCTCCTGGAGCTCAACGGCGGCCCTGCGGCACTGGTCCTCACCGGCGGCAGGCCCGACACCGTCTTCCAACTGGACGTCGTCGACGGGCGGGTCCAGGCGGTCTACATCATCCGCAACCCCGACAAGCTGCGCTCACTGGGGGCTGCCCGGTAG
- a CDS encoding alpha/beta fold hydrolase, protein MSATVSFEVTSPHGPQTVTLSYTRAGRGEPLLLLHGIGHHRQAWDPVVDILAAEREVIAVDLPGFGASPALPGGLVHDLPTMNAALAALCGKLELDRPHVAGNSLGGLLALELGRENLVRSVTALSPAGFWTPAERRYAFGVLTGMRRIAERMPLPLVERLARSAVGRAVLTSTIYARPGRRSPEAVVAETLALAGAAGFAETLRAGAAVRFTDDVPGIPVTVAWGARDRLLIPRQGVRAKRTIPGARLIRLPGCGHVPMNDDPALVARVLLDGSR, encoded by the coding sequence ATGTCCGCGACCGTCTCCTTCGAGGTCACTTCCCCGCACGGCCCGCAGACCGTGACCCTGTCCTACACACGCGCGGGCCGCGGTGAACCGCTGCTTCTACTGCACGGCATCGGTCATCACCGTCAGGCCTGGGACCCGGTCGTGGACATCCTCGCCGCCGAACGCGAGGTGATCGCCGTGGACCTGCCCGGTTTCGGTGCCTCCCCGGCGCTTCCGGGCGGCCTCGTCCACGACCTGCCCACCATGAACGCCGCCCTCGCCGCCCTGTGCGGGAAACTGGAGCTCGACCGGCCCCACGTCGCGGGCAACTCGCTCGGTGGTCTGCTGGCCCTGGAGCTCGGCCGCGAGAACCTCGTACGGTCCGTCACCGCACTGTCCCCGGCCGGGTTCTGGACCCCGGCGGAGCGACGGTACGCCTTCGGCGTGCTGACCGGAATGCGACGGATCGCGGAGCGCATGCCGCTGCCCCTGGTCGAGCGGCTCGCCCGTTCGGCGGTCGGACGCGCGGTACTGACCAGCACCATCTACGCCCGGCCGGGCCGCCGTTCACCCGAGGCGGTGGTCGCCGAGACGCTCGCGCTCGCCGGTGCCGCCGGCTTCGCCGAGACACTGAGGGCGGGCGCCGCCGTGCGGTTCACCGACGACGTGCCCGGCATCCCGGTCACCGTCGCCTGGGGCGCCCGCGACCGGCTGCTCATCCCCCGTCAGGGGGTCCGCGCCAAACGGACGATCCCCGGGGCGCGGCTGATCCGGCTGCCCGGCTGCGGCCACGTCCCGATGAACGACGACCCCGCCCTGGTCGCCCGCGTTCTCCTCGACGGCAGCCGCTGA